A single region of the Streptomyces sp. NBC_01262 genome encodes:
- a CDS encoding SDR family NAD(P)-dependent oxidoreductase: MSMRLEGKTALVTGATSNIGRAIAEAFAAQGAHVAVSGRSAERGKEVVDGIRARGGRADFVQADLDGSAAASQALAQEATRVLGGRVDVLVNNAGIYPGDTTAATDEKTFDQVYAVNVKAPFFLTAAVAPAMVEAGGGAIINLGSWIARLGIPIGALYSSTKGAVETLTRAWAAEFGPQGVRVNAISPGVVLTPAPGEAHPAEIMMKGTPAGRIGTPDAIANAAVYLAGDESSFVHGIVLDVDGGRTAAAVIAG, encoded by the coding sequence ATGTCGATGCGGCTTGAGGGCAAGACCGCCCTGGTGACCGGAGCGACCAGCAATATCGGGCGGGCGATCGCGGAGGCCTTCGCCGCCCAGGGGGCGCACGTCGCCGTCTCCGGCCGTAGCGCCGAGCGGGGCAAGGAGGTCGTCGACGGGATCCGTGCACGCGGCGGCCGTGCCGACTTCGTGCAGGCCGATCTGGACGGCAGCGCCGCCGCCTCGCAGGCGCTGGCCCAGGAGGCGACGCGGGTCCTCGGCGGCCGTGTCGACGTCCTGGTCAACAACGCCGGGATCTACCCCGGTGACACCACGGCCGCTACCGACGAGAAGACCTTCGACCAGGTCTACGCCGTGAACGTGAAGGCCCCGTTCTTCCTGACCGCGGCTGTCGCCCCCGCCATGGTGGAGGCCGGCGGCGGGGCGATCATCAACCTGGGCTCCTGGATCGCGCGCCTGGGCATTCCGATCGGCGCCCTCTACAGCTCCACCAAGGGAGCCGTGGAGACGCTGACCCGGGCCTGGGCGGCGGAGTTCGGGCCGCAGGGGGTGCGGGTGAACGCGATCTCCCCGGGTGTGGTGCTCACCCCCGCGCCGGGAGAAGCCCACCCCGCGGAGATCATGATGAAGGGCACCCCCGCGGGCCGCATCGGCACCCCCGACGCCATCGCGAACGCCGCCGTGTACCTGGCCGGTGACGAGTCCTCATTCGTGCACGGCATCGTGCTCGACGTCGACGGCGGCCGCACCGCCGCCGCCGTCATCGCGGGCTGA
- a CDS encoding TetR/AcrR family transcriptional regulator — MRGELTAKGKATRSRIVEGAAAVLREKGVVSATLDDITARTSTSKSQLFHYFPAGKDELLVAVAQFEADQVLEDQQPYLGRLDSWEAWEQWRDAVIKRYEAQGDQCPLGSLFLQIGRSTPGARAIVIELMRRWQESLATGIRALQAGGRLPAGLDVDMRAAALLASIQGGVSILLSTGQSSHLRAALDQGIADLRRAGVCVSPR, encoded by the coding sequence ATGCGTGGCGAGCTGACGGCGAAGGGGAAGGCGACGCGGAGCCGGATCGTCGAGGGGGCCGCGGCGGTGCTGCGTGAGAAGGGCGTTGTCTCGGCGACGCTGGACGACATCACCGCGCGGACCAGCACCAGCAAGAGCCAGCTGTTCCACTACTTCCCGGCGGGCAAGGACGAACTCCTCGTCGCGGTGGCCCAGTTCGAGGCGGATCAGGTACTGGAGGACCAGCAGCCCTATCTGGGCCGCCTCGACTCATGGGAAGCCTGGGAGCAGTGGCGGGACGCGGTGATCAAGCGCTACGAAGCACAGGGGGACCAGTGTCCGCTCGGGTCGCTGTTTCTTCAGATCGGGCGTTCGACTCCCGGGGCGCGGGCGATCGTGATCGAGCTGATGCGCCGCTGGCAGGAGAGCCTGGCGACGGGCATCAGGGCGCTGCAGGCGGGTGGCAGGCTTCCCGCCGGCCTCGATGTCGACATGAGGGCCGCGGCGCTGCTGGCCTCGATCCAGGGGGGCGTGTCGATCCTGCTGTCGACGGGCCAGTCCAGCCACCTGCGCGCCGCTCTCGATCAAGGGATCGCGGACCTGCGGCGCGCAGGCGTGTGCGTCAGCCCGCGATGA
- a CDS encoding DNA polymerase Y family protein has product MSVLYIRCGAVDRATYAALAELVGQFTPLVETAPPDVILADISAAVRYLDRLPEQLALMIGTRATAMYDVHLTIGAAGNRAVAAMAAAAARPGRVRAVDADPEAVADFLGPRPVAELHGIDEAAATALARHGLPTVGQVAATPLPVLQALLGPAGGLTAWERAHGIDPHRVSADTPPKSLTADRLFSAYGTHPDAVRRTLPLLADSLARQLHGSGRSALTLALTVSLSGGSSLDRTRTLAAPTAHPAVLSDAAHAMCDALAPGVTGIRAVALSAVRFAGAAVR; this is encoded by the coding sequence ATGTCCGTGCTCTACATCCGCTGCGGAGCCGTCGACCGGGCGACCTACGCGGCCCTGGCCGAGCTCGTCGGCCAGTTCACCCCCCTCGTCGAGACCGCTCCGCCCGACGTGATCCTGGCCGACATCAGCGCAGCCGTGCGCTACCTCGACCGCCTCCCCGAGCAGCTCGCCCTCATGATCGGCACCCGCGCCACCGCGATGTACGACGTACACCTCACGATCGGCGCCGCCGGCAACCGGGCGGTCGCCGCGATGGCCGCCGCGGCGGCCCGGCCGGGCCGGGTCCGGGCCGTCGACGCCGACCCCGAGGCGGTCGCCGACTTCCTCGGGCCCCGCCCGGTCGCGGAACTCCACGGCATCGACGAGGCCGCGGCCACGGCTCTGGCCCGCCACGGCCTGCCCACCGTCGGCCAGGTCGCCGCCACCCCGCTGCCCGTCCTCCAGGCACTCCTCGGCCCCGCCGGTGGCCTCACCGCCTGGGAACGCGCCCACGGCATCGACCCCCACCGGGTCTCCGCCGACACCCCGCCCAAAAGCCTGACCGCCGACCGCCTCTTCTCCGCCTACGGCACCCACCCCGACGCCGTACGCCGCACTCTCCCCCTCCTCGCCGACTCCCTCGCCCGCCAACTCCACGGCTCCGGCCGCTCCGCGCTCACCCTCGCCCTCACCGTCAGCCTCTCCGGTGGCTCCTCCCTCGACCGCACCCGCACGCTGGCGGCTCCGACCGCCCACCCCGCCGTCCTGTCCGACGCCGCCCACGCCATGTGCGACGCGCTGGCGCCCGGCGTCACCGGGATCCGCGCGGTTGCGCTTAGCGCTGTGCGGTTTGCCGGGGCGGCGGTGCGGTAG
- the glgA gene encoding glycogen synthase: MRVGLLTREYPPDVYGGAGVHVEFLARELRDLTDLQVHCWASAKGGESGESGDGVTRHAAAPGLADANEALRSLSVDLSMAAALADRDLVHSHTWYANFGGHAAKLLHGIPHVMTAHSLEPLRPWKAEQLGGGYAVSGWAERTAIEAADAVIAVSHGMRADILDCYPVLDPGRVHVVHNGIDTSLYRPDPGKEALARHGVDAKRPYALFVGRITRQKGVPHLLRAARELDPGVQVVLCAGAPDTPAIDREFRELVAELRALRDGVIWIPEMLPRPEVVQLLTHAAVFVCPSVYEPLGIVNLEAMACGTAVVASAVGGIPEVVEDGVTGELVAYDEKEPAAFESALAGAVNRVVADPAAAARMGEAGRERAVSAFGWDAVARRTVKVYESVLTT; encoded by the coding sequence ATGAGGGTGGGACTGCTCACTCGCGAGTACCCGCCGGATGTTTACGGGGGCGCGGGCGTCCACGTGGAGTTCCTCGCGAGGGAGTTGCGAGACCTCACTGACCTGCAGGTTCACTGCTGGGCCAGCGCAAAAGGCGGCGAGAGCGGCGAGAGCGGCGACGGCGTCACGCGCCACGCAGCGGCGCCCGGACTGGCGGACGCCAACGAGGCGTTGCGGAGCCTGTCGGTGGACCTGTCGATGGCGGCGGCGCTGGCGGACCGCGATCTGGTGCATTCGCATACGTGGTACGCCAACTTCGGCGGGCATGCGGCGAAGCTTCTGCACGGCATCCCGCACGTGATGACGGCGCATTCCCTCGAACCGCTGCGCCCCTGGAAGGCGGAGCAGCTGGGCGGGGGCTATGCCGTATCCGGCTGGGCGGAGCGGACGGCGATCGAGGCGGCGGACGCCGTGATCGCGGTGTCGCACGGGATGCGCGCGGACATTCTGGACTGCTATCCGGTGCTGGACCCGGGCCGGGTCCACGTCGTGCACAACGGGATCGACACAAGCCTCTACCGCCCGGACCCCGGCAAGGAGGCGCTCGCGCGCCATGGGGTGGACGCAAAACGGCCGTATGCGCTGTTCGTCGGCCGGATCACGCGGCAGAAGGGCGTGCCGCATCTGCTGCGGGCCGCTCGGGAACTCGACCCGGGGGTGCAGGTGGTGCTGTGCGCCGGGGCGCCGGACACGCCTGCGATCGACCGCGAGTTCCGGGAGCTGGTCGCGGAGCTGAGGGCGTTGCGCGACGGGGTGATCTGGATTCCGGAGATGCTGCCGCGCCCGGAGGTCGTGCAGTTGCTGACGCATGCGGCGGTGTTCGTGTGCCCGTCGGTGTACGAGCCGCTGGGCATCGTGAACCTGGAGGCGATGGCGTGCGGGACGGCCGTGGTGGCCTCGGCGGTGGGCGGGATTCCGGAGGTGGTGGAGGACGGCGTCACCGGGGAGCTCGTCGCGTACGACGAGAAGGAACCGGCGGCGTTCGAGTCCGCGCTGGCGGGGGCCGTGAACCGGGTGGTCGCCGACCCGGCGGCCGCGGCGAGGATGGGCGAGGCCGGACGGGAGCGCGCGGTGAGCGCCTTCGGGTGGGACGCCGTGGCCAGGCGCACCGTGAAGGTGTATGAATCGGTTCTCACGACCTGA
- the glgC gene encoding glucose-1-phosphate adenylyltransferase, which yields MRGGPSVLGIVLAGGEGKRLMPLTADRAKPAVPFGGAYRLVDFVLSNLVNGDVMRICVLTQYKSHSLDRHITTTWRMSNLLGNYVTPVPAQQRLGPRWFLGSADAIYQSLNLVHDEQPDYIVVFGADHVYRMDPRQMLRQHIESGAGATVAGIRIPRDQASSFGIITPGPDGSRVERFLEKPADPPGLAGDPDRVFASMGNYIFTTKVLLDALYQDAEDDDSIHDMGGSILPMLTEKGQVQVYDFDDNHVPGETARDHGYWRDVGTLDQYYDSHMDLISVHPVFNLYNRDWPLYTHSLRLPPAKFVAGGIASESMVAPGCIISGQVTQSVLSPGVVVEEGAVVQGSVLHDNVRIGRGAIVRRAILDKNVVVPPGATVGVNPDRDRELYHASPNGIIALGKGQRVL from the coding sequence ATGCGTGGCGGACCTTCGGTGCTGGGGATCGTACTGGCGGGCGGCGAGGGGAAGCGGCTGATGCCGCTGACCGCGGACCGGGCGAAACCGGCTGTGCCGTTCGGCGGCGCCTACCGGCTGGTCGACTTCGTGCTGTCCAACCTGGTCAATGGCGACGTGATGCGGATCTGCGTCCTGACCCAGTACAAATCACATTCCCTCGACCGCCACATCACCACCACCTGGCGGATGTCCAACCTGCTGGGCAACTACGTGACGCCGGTCCCCGCCCAGCAGCGCCTCGGTCCGCGGTGGTTCCTCGGCAGCGCGGACGCCATCTACCAGTCGCTGAACCTCGTGCACGACGAGCAGCCCGACTACATCGTGGTCTTCGGCGCCGACCACGTGTACCGCATGGACCCGCGGCAGATGCTGCGCCAGCACATCGAGAGCGGCGCCGGCGCCACCGTCGCGGGCATCCGCATCCCCCGCGACCAGGCCTCGTCCTTCGGGATCATCACGCCGGGACCGGACGGCAGCCGCGTCGAACGCTTCCTGGAGAAGCCCGCGGACCCGCCCGGCCTCGCCGGTGATCCCGACCGTGTCTTCGCGTCGATGGGCAACTACATCTTCACGACGAAGGTGCTGCTGGACGCGCTGTACCAGGACGCCGAGGACGACGACTCCATCCACGACATGGGCGGCAGCATCCTGCCCATGCTCACGGAGAAGGGCCAGGTCCAGGTCTACGACTTCGACGACAACCACGTCCCGGGCGAGACCGCCCGCGACCACGGCTACTGGCGCGATGTCGGCACCCTGGACCAGTACTACGACTCGCACATGGACCTGATCTCGGTCCACCCGGTCTTCAACCTCTACAACCGCGACTGGCCGCTCTACACGCACTCCCTGCGGCTGCCGCCGGCCAAGTTCGTGGCCGGCGGCATCGCGAGCGAGTCCATGGTCGCCCCCGGCTGCATCATCAGCGGCCAGGTGACCCAGTCCGTCCTGTCGCCCGGTGTCGTCGTCGAGGAGGGCGCCGTCGTCCAGGGCTCGGTCCTGCACGACAACGTACGCATAGGACGCGGCGCGATCGTGCGCCGCGCCATACTCGACAAGAACGTCGTCGTCCCGCCCGGGGCCACGGTCGGGGTCAACCCCGACCGGGACCGCGAGCTCTACCACGCCTCCCCGAACGGCATCATCGCGCTGGGAAAGGGGCAGCGGGTCCTGTAG
- a CDS encoding ABC transporter permease, with product MTTATSTATEAAPRGVPFLQTLSEWQRRFPVLQIVALVSLYAYGLSTIEGFGSQRVLYAILINASLLGLAGAGQTIVVLVGGIDFSIAAFISAGNVIIAELCGTYHWSLGSAVLVALAVGVAGGFLNGLISYRFKVEPLIVTLGISALLSGLILKWINGAATGVAPASLGKLTAANGTVFGIGIPPVILIWALVALVIGLVLTRTNAGRNLYLTGVNQSAARFALVRVGRTWILAYVASAVLAVFVGILLAGYSGSGNVTIGDPYLFQSLAAVIVGGTMFGGRGDYWRTVLGALVLSVVALLLSANQLSSASQDMITGALILAVVGLYGRERRLRDRI from the coding sequence ATGACCACCGCCACCTCCACCGCCACGGAAGCGGCACCCCGGGGCGTCCCCTTCCTCCAGACGCTGAGCGAGTGGCAGCGCAGGTTCCCCGTCCTCCAGATCGTCGCGCTGGTCTCCCTCTACGCCTACGGGCTCAGCACCATCGAGGGCTTCGGCTCGCAGCGCGTGCTGTACGCGATCCTGATCAACGCCTCGCTGCTGGGGCTGGCCGGGGCCGGGCAGACCATCGTCGTGCTCGTCGGCGGCATCGACTTCTCCATCGCCGCGTTCATATCCGCCGGCAACGTGATCATCGCCGAGCTGTGCGGCACCTACCACTGGTCGCTGGGCTCGGCCGTGCTGGTCGCCCTGGCGGTCGGCGTGGCCGGGGGCTTCCTCAACGGCCTGATCTCGTACCGCTTCAAGGTCGAGCCGCTGATCGTGACGCTGGGGATCAGCGCCCTGCTCTCCGGCCTGATCCTGAAGTGGATCAACGGCGCGGCCACCGGCGTTGCCCCGGCCTCGCTGGGCAAGCTGACCGCCGCCAACGGCACGGTCTTCGGCATCGGCATCCCGCCGGTCATCCTGATCTGGGCACTCGTCGCGCTGGTCATCGGCCTCGTCCTGACCCGCACCAACGCCGGGCGCAACCTCTACCTCACCGGCGTCAACCAGTCCGCCGCGCGCTTCGCCCTGGTCCGCGTCGGCCGCACCTGGATCCTCGCCTACGTCGCCAGCGCCGTCCTGGCCGTCTTCGTCGGCATCCTCCTCGCCGGCTACTCCGGCTCCGGCAACGTCACCATCGGCGACCCGTACCTCTTCCAGTCCCTGGCCGCCGTCATCGTCGGCGGCACCATGTTCGGCGGGCGCGGCGACTACTGGCGTACGGTGCTGGGCGCCCTCGTCCTGTCGGTGGTCGCGCTGCTGCTCAGCGCCAACCAGCTGTCCTCCGCCTCCCAGGACATGATCACCGGCGCCCTGATCCTCGCCGTGGTCGGGCTGTACGGACGGGAGCGGCGGCTGCGCGACCGGATCTGA
- a CDS encoding ABC transporter permease has translation MTTPTTPTTLASLTSPRSFRALLGSRPYAFAGLLTLLLLVVNTALQPAFLAFGNWAAVLASFAPLAIAAMASTPAILSGGGGIDISIGPLLTLVNIVIVANLLPNGLTSPFVVIPICLAIGAAIGALNGFMVAVLRFQPVVATLCANIIIGGLATQVQGDDVPSGSTGWTKALAGSVGPVPGALLTIGAPPLIWWALSRTPFVKALYAVGGDDATAFSAGVNVPAVRIAAYALGGLYASIAGIALMSLISEGAASMAGQYTLLAIASVALGGTSLAGGRGSLQGSLLGAATIYLINNLLNVVKVSTLWSTAIYGAMLVFAVVVGAVLTNARRRAVA, from the coding sequence ATGACCACCCCGACCACCCCGACCACCTTGGCCTCCCTCACCTCCCCGCGGTCCTTCCGGGCGCTGCTCGGCTCGCGCCCGTACGCCTTCGCCGGTCTGCTGACGCTGCTCCTGCTGGTGGTCAACACCGCCCTGCAGCCCGCCTTCCTGGCCTTCGGCAACTGGGCGGCGGTGCTCGCCTCGTTCGCGCCACTGGCCATCGCGGCGATGGCCAGCACCCCGGCGATCCTGTCCGGCGGCGGCGGTATCGACATATCGATCGGCCCGCTGCTCACCCTGGTCAACATCGTCATCGTGGCCAACCTGCTGCCGAACGGCCTCACCTCCCCGTTCGTCGTCATCCCGATCTGCCTCGCCATCGGCGCGGCGATCGGCGCGCTCAACGGCTTCATGGTGGCCGTCCTGCGCTTCCAGCCGGTCGTGGCCACCCTCTGCGCCAACATCATCATCGGCGGCCTCGCCACCCAGGTGCAGGGCGACGACGTCCCCTCCGGCAGCACCGGCTGGACCAAGGCCCTGGCCGGCTCGGTCGGCCCGGTGCCCGGCGCGCTGCTCACGATCGGCGCTCCGCCGCTGATCTGGTGGGCCCTGTCGCGCACGCCCTTCGTCAAGGCGCTGTACGCGGTCGGCGGCGACGACGCCACCGCCTTCTCCGCCGGGGTGAACGTGCCCGCGGTCCGCATCGCGGCGTACGCGCTCGGCGGGCTCTACGCGAGCATCGCCGGCATCGCGCTGATGTCCCTGATCAGCGAGGGCGCGGCCAGCATGGCCGGGCAGTACACGCTGCTCGCGATCGCCTCGGTGGCGCTCGGCGGCACCTCGCTGGCGGGCGGGCGCGGCTCGCTGCAGGGCTCGCTGCTGGGTGCGGCCACCATCTACCTGATCAACAACCTGCTCAACGTGGTGAAGGTGTCGACCCTGTGGTCCACCGCGATCTACGGCGCGATGCTCGTCTTCGCCGTCGTCGTCGGCGCCGTGTTGACCAACGCCCGCAGGAGGGCCGTCGCATGA
- a CDS encoding sugar ABC transporter ATP-binding protein codes for MSEQSQVTLEVTGLAKSFGATRALRSCSLRLLAGEVHALMGENGSGKSTLVKILTGVHAPDTGGFQVGGRTVRFGGPAAAIDAGVMAVYQEVLVVGPRSVLENVWLGADGVFRRKVAEADKRARAAAVLGELLERVPGLDTPVEQLSLSDRQACGIARALVREPKVLILDEATSALDVATRDRLFAALARRKAAGMSVLFVSHRMDEVDAISDRVSVLRSGESVATLEAAEATTGELVRLMTGAEHLTVTPDGGSLAHRSGPAADAPVLLRVRGLRLRPDAAPVDFELRAGELVGLAGLEGHGQDAFIKALWEGPSGEGSVLRIQDGSQSEVRSEQKAAAAGIGYVPRDRRAEALFGSLSIRENFAAATQRKDTRFGLLSRKSALGRFAEYRAGLKVRMGRESDPITTLSGGNQQKVVIARWLARRPDVLLLNDPTRGVDIGAKRDIYALLDELTGKGVAVVMLSTEVDEHIELMDRVLVFREGSHSASLDRKELTRQSLVAAFFGRTVSAAAAPAAAPTDGAA; via the coding sequence TTGAGCGAGCAGAGCCAGGTGACGCTGGAAGTCACCGGCCTCGCCAAGTCGTTCGGGGCGACCAGGGCCTTGCGGTCCTGTTCGCTCCGGCTTCTGGCGGGCGAGGTGCACGCCCTGATGGGCGAGAACGGATCCGGGAAGAGCACCCTGGTCAAGATCCTGACCGGAGTGCACGCCCCGGACACCGGCGGCTTCCAGGTCGGTGGCCGCACCGTCCGCTTCGGCGGCCCGGCGGCGGCGATCGACGCCGGGGTGATGGCCGTGTACCAGGAGGTCCTGGTCGTCGGCCCGCGCTCGGTGCTGGAGAACGTCTGGCTCGGGGCCGACGGGGTCTTCCGCCGCAAGGTGGCCGAGGCCGACAAGCGGGCCAGGGCCGCCGCCGTACTGGGCGAGCTGCTGGAGCGGGTGCCCGGCCTGGACACCCCGGTCGAGCAGCTCTCGCTGAGCGACCGGCAGGCCTGCGGCATCGCCCGCGCTCTCGTACGCGAGCCGAAGGTGCTGATCCTGGACGAGGCCACCAGCGCGCTCGACGTGGCTACCCGGGACCGGCTCTTCGCGGCGCTGGCCCGGCGCAAGGCGGCCGGCATGTCCGTGCTCTTCGTCTCCCACCGCATGGACGAGGTCGACGCGATCTCCGACCGGGTGTCCGTGCTGCGCTCCGGCGAGTCCGTGGCCACCCTGGAGGCGGCCGAGGCCACCACCGGCGAGCTCGTCCGGCTGATGACCGGCGCCGAGCACCTCACCGTCACCCCGGACGGCGGCAGCCTCGCGCACCGCTCGGGCCCGGCCGCCGACGCGCCGGTGCTGCTGCGCGTACGCGGGCTGCGGCTGCGGCCGGACGCGGCGCCGGTGGACTTCGAGCTGCGGGCCGGTGAGCTGGTGGGCCTGGCCGGGCTGGAGGGGCACGGCCAGGACGCCTTCATCAAGGCCCTGTGGGAGGGACCGTCCGGCGAGGGCTCGGTCCTGCGGATCCAGGACGGGTCGCAGAGCGAGGTCCGCTCCGAGCAGAAGGCCGCGGCGGCGGGCATCGGCTACGTGCCGCGCGACCGGCGGGCCGAGGCGCTGTTCGGGTCGCTGTCCATCCGCGAGAACTTCGCCGCCGCGACGCAGCGCAAGGACACCCGCTTCGGCCTGCTGTCACGCAAGTCCGCGCTCGGCCGCTTCGCCGAGTACCGGGCCGGGTTGAAGGTCCGGATGGGCCGGGAGTCCGACCCGATCACCACCTTGTCCGGCGGCAACCAGCAGAAGGTCGTCATCGCCCGCTGGCTCGCCCGCCGCCCGGACGTACTGCTGCTCAACGACCCCACCCGGGGCGTGGACATCGGCGCCAAGCGGGACATCTACGCGCTGCTGGACGAGCTGACCGGCAAGGGCGTGGCCGTCGTCATGCTGTCGACGGAGGTGGACGAGCACATCGAGCTGATGGACCGCGTCCTGGTCTTCCGCGAGGGCTCGCACTCGGCGTCCCTGGACCGCAAGGAGCTGACCCGGCAGTCGCTGGTGGCGGCCTTCTTCGGCCGAACCGTTTCCGCAGCCGCCGCCCCTGCCGCCGCCCCTACGGATGGTGCCGCATGA
- a CDS encoding substrate-binding domain-containing protein: protein MTARPATAAPHRMARVTGALCAATVLTLTAAGCSKSDADTAGSTTGSSSSSDCGTVPTASFTDAAGLVKALGGDYTAAYSGYSGTVQKSAWANWEGKKSGTITVGISESQLTNPYQTLINTALQTYLKAEGYKVIDLVSTNEVTNQISQFNQLITDKVDLIIYQPLASGFESVVDKAAEAGIPSISVLNNVADANTVNVVPNSFAAGEAQAAALAKNMGGKGTILGVHGIKGVPIDTDTFKGAKAALAKCPDISLEDSTYTDFSPTTAQTKVQQYLAANPTKTIGGVLEGGPMTTGIISAFQKSNVTVPPIADNGLTKGGVAYWSANESSYKGVGLFNPADGLAKAVVQVAKHMLDGDGVKVSDIVINPPLVTGDNLSKFAKSSFKTGDASTITVADVDQTFAEDSYIDGFFG, encoded by the coding sequence ATGACCGCAAGACCGGCCACGGCCGCCCCGCACCGCATGGCACGGGTCACGGGCGCTCTCTGTGCCGCGACCGTGCTCACGCTCACCGCCGCGGGCTGCAGCAAGTCCGACGCCGACACCGCCGGGTCCACCACCGGCTCGTCCTCGTCCTCCGACTGCGGCACCGTGCCGACCGCGTCCTTCACCGACGCCGCCGGCCTGGTCAAGGCCCTGGGCGGGGACTACACCGCCGCGTACAGCGGCTACTCCGGCACCGTCCAGAAGAGCGCGTGGGCGAACTGGGAGGGCAAGAAGTCCGGGACGATCACCGTCGGGATCTCGGAGTCCCAGCTCACCAACCCGTACCAGACGCTGATCAACACCGCGCTGCAGACCTACCTCAAGGCGGAGGGCTACAAGGTCATCGACCTGGTCTCCACCAACGAGGTCACCAACCAGATATCCCAGTTCAACCAGCTGATCACCGACAAGGTCGACCTGATCATCTACCAGCCGCTCGCCTCGGGCTTCGAGTCGGTGGTCGACAAGGCCGCCGAGGCCGGCATCCCCTCGATCTCGGTGCTTAACAACGTCGCGGACGCCAACACCGTCAACGTCGTGCCGAACTCCTTCGCCGCCGGCGAGGCGCAGGCCGCCGCCCTGGCGAAGAACATGGGCGGCAAGGGCACCATCCTGGGCGTGCACGGCATCAAGGGCGTGCCGATCGACACCGACACCTTCAAGGGCGCGAAGGCCGCCCTGGCAAAGTGCCCGGACATCAGCCTGGAGGACTCGACCTACACCGACTTCTCGCCGACCACCGCGCAGACCAAGGTCCAGCAGTACCTGGCGGCCAACCCGACCAAGACCATCGGCGGCGTCCTGGAGGGCGGCCCGATGACCACCGGCATCATCTCGGCCTTCCAGAAGTCCAATGTCACCGTGCCGCCGATCGCGGACAACGGCCTCACCAAGGGCGGCGTGGCCTACTGGAGCGCCAACGAGAGCAGCTACAAGGGCGTCGGCCTGTTCAACCCGGCCGACGGTCTGGCCAAGGCCGTGGTCCAGGTCGCCAAGCACATGCTCGACGGCGACGGCGTGAAGGTCTCGGACATCGTGATCAACCCGCCGCTGGTCACCGGCGACAATCTGTCGAAGTTCGCGAAGTCGAGCTTCAAGACCGGTGACGCCTCGACGATCACCGTCGCCGACGTCGACCAGACGTTCGCGGAGGACAGCTACATCGACGGCTTCTTCGGCTAG